One genomic region from Verrucomicrobiia bacterium encodes:
- a CDS encoding 2OG-Fe(II) oxygenase gives MMIDLDHFESTPLNREPFEFLVVPEFVKADARKAVNADYPRIEKHGSFPLSEVKYGAAFGQLMNDLNSAEMRSAFERKFGLDLSGRPTMATVRGRCSEKDGQIHTDSTTKIITVLIYMNPNWETAGGRLRLLRSPDNLDDVILEVPPSEGTLLAFKRSENSWHGHKPFSGERRVIQFNWVTSEDVVRREQARHRFSATLKKVFAS, from the coding sequence ATGATGATTGACTTGGATCACTTTGAAAGTACGCCACTAAACCGCGAGCCGTTTGAATTTCTGGTGGTACCGGAATTTGTGAAGGCTGACGCCCGCAAAGCGGTGAACGCCGATTATCCGCGCATCGAAAAACACGGCAGTTTCCCTTTGAGCGAGGTCAAATACGGCGCGGCGTTTGGCCAACTAATGAACGATTTGAACAGCGCGGAAATGCGGTCGGCATTTGAACGCAAATTCGGCCTCGACCTGAGTGGCCGTCCCACGATGGCCACCGTCCGCGGGCGCTGCTCGGAGAAGGACGGCCAGATTCATACGGATTCGACCACGAAAATCATCACGGTCCTCATTTACATGAATCCGAATTGGGAAACCGCCGGCGGTCGATTGCGGTTGCTGCGGTCCCCGGACAATCTCGACGACGTGATCCTGGAAGTGCCGCCGTCGGAGGGGACGCTGCTGGCGTTCAAACGCAGCGAGAACTCCTGGCATGGGCACAAACCTTTCAGCGGCGAGCGGCGCGTGATTCAATTCAATTGGGTCACCAGCGAAGACGTCGTCCGCCGCGAACAGGCCCGTCATCGGTTTTCCGCAACGCTGAAAAAGGTT